In Flavobacterium piscisymbiosum, the sequence CTTTTTAATAAAATATTTAAAAAAGACCTTACTCATGAATTTGAACTTACAGATAATTCTTTCCTGACTGAAAATAAGAACATAAATGATTTCGACCGTTTCATATTTGTGATATACAATAAGTTAGAGTTAAGTGATTTTTTGAAATTAGAAAAAAAGGATCCAATATTTTGGTATGTCTCTTCAGTAAACGTTTGTGCAGAGACTTATCTTTTATGGAAGAAATTAATGATCTTATTGTTTTGGATAGTTATAAAACACGAAAAACAATTATTAAAGACTTAAAACTACATCTTAAAAACACTTCCGGATTTAAGAAACAAGCTGCAGAATTCGATTCTCCAAATTCATATCAAAACCAAACCCAGTCTCATGGTTTTTTTAAGACGGTGTTTTTGTTTGTATGATTATAAATCGATAAGGAAATAATAAAAAAGGCAAAGCTTACTTTACTGTTTTTTTATGCCAAATAAAGATTTGTTTTTTGAAATACGAACTCAAAACACTTCGTTTTTGTAATCACGCCAATAAGGTTCATAAGGACTATGATTCTTACACTTGGGCGCTTAAATGTTAATAATCCTGTTATTTTTTGGAAGTCTTTGGGCTAAACTGCTCGATTTTTCGTACCTTAAAAATTCTAACAAATAAAAACAATGATGACAAAATTACGAATTTCATTAATCAACATTCACGGACTCTTGAAAGGTTCAGGTTTAGAGATTGGTAGAGATGCTGATAATGGCGGACAAACAAAATATGTATACGAGCTCGCTGAGTTCTTATCGCAACATGAAAATGTAGAACATGTTCATATATTTACAAGGTTAATTGATGATAAAGATCTTTCTCCTGAATATGCAGTTCCTATCGAAATCATTAATGATAAATTAGACATAAGGCGTATTCCTTTTTTAGGAAAAAAATACAAGCCAAAAGAACAATTATGGGACGGTTTAGACACTTTTGTAAACGGAATCGTCCAACACATTAAACTTCATGATATATTTCCAAACTGGATTCACTCTCATTACGGAGACGCCGGATATGTAGCCAGTGAATTATCTACTATTCTAAATATTCCTTTCGCACATACCGGGCATTCGCTGGGTTTTCATAAAAAAAATAAATTACTCGAAAGTGGTTTGAGCGAAGAAGAAATTGAAAAGAAATATAAGTTCAAACAAAGAATAGCTGCCGAAGAAAAAACATTAGAATTAGCTGAATTCATTGTTACATCGACAGAACAGGAAATTGAAACCTATAAACCCTACAAAAATTTTGAATTAGGTAAATACCACGCCATTTCTCCGGGAATTGATACTAGCAAATTTGTTCCTTATTATCACAGAGAACAGGATGCTGATAAGCAAATGGAAGAGGAGCAGAGGAAATACTGGGTATCTGAAACCATTTCTAAATTTTTAATAAATCCGCATAAACCTTTTATTCTGGCGCTTTCGAGGCCTGATCGCCATAAAAACCTTCATACCTTGATTGAAGTTTATGGTAAAGACAAAGAACTGCAAAGCATTGCCAATCTGGTGATTTTTGCCGGAATCAGAAAAGATATTTCGAAAATGCCGGAATCTGAAAAAGATGTGCTGACAGATTTATTACTATTAATGGATAAATATGATTTGTACGGAAAAATGGCCATTCCGAAGAAACATGACGTCGAAAATGAGGTTTCGATTATCTATCGCTATGCAGCCGAAAAAAGAGGTGTTTTTGTGAATTTAGCTTTGCATGAAAACTTCGGATTAACCGTAATTGAATCGGCAAGTTCAGGTTTACCTGTTGTGGTAACCAAGAACGGCGGACCATCAGAAATTATTCCGACTTGCCAAAACGGAGAATTAGTAGATCCGCTGGACGAAAACGAAATCAAAAAAGCATTGCGAAATATCTTAACCAATGAAAATCAATGGAAATATTACTCGAATAACGGAGCGATAAATATTCAGAAACATTACAGCTGGTTAAGTCACGTAAACCAATATGTAGATTTGGTCAATGAAAACTTATCGTTGTCGTCCGGTTCAGGAATCAAAAAACAGCATTATCCTAATATCAATATCGAACGATTAAAACGTAAGGTAGAACATTTGTTTGTTTCAGACATCGACGGTACATTAATAGAACCAAAATTAAACAATCCCGGCTTAAAAGAACTCAAAGAACATTTGATCAATCGTACCGATAAAATGGCATTCGCACTGGCATCCGGACGAAATTTAGCATTGGTAAAACAAGTTATCGACGAAGAACAATTTCCTTTGCCGGATTTTATTATCTGCTCTGTAGGAACCGAAATTTATTATACAAATGGTAAAGATTATATTTTAGACAAAGGCTGGGCTAAATTTTTGGCCGGTCGGTGGAAAAGAGAAGATATTGTCAGCCGTTTGAAAGAAGTTCCGTGGTTACGATTGCAGGAAGAAGAAGCACAAAATCCTTATAAAATATCCTATTATTATGATAAAGAAAAATACGATCACGAGCAATTAATCACCGTTTTAGGCGCTGGATGGTACAAAGTAAATATCATCCCGAGTCATGGTGAATTTCTTGATTTTATCCCTAA encodes:
- a CDS encoding HAD-IIB family hydrolase → MMTKLRISLINIHGLLKGSGLEIGRDADNGGQTKYVYELAEFLSQHENVEHVHIFTRLIDDKDLSPEYAVPIEIINDKLDIRRIPFLGKKYKPKEQLWDGLDTFVNGIVQHIKLHDIFPNWIHSHYGDAGYVASELSTILNIPFAHTGHSLGFHKKNKLLESGLSEEEIEKKYKFKQRIAAEEKTLELAEFIVTSTEQEIETYKPYKNFELGKYHAISPGIDTSKFVPYYHREQDADKQMEEEQRKYWVSETISKFLINPHKPFILALSRPDRHKNLHTLIEVYGKDKELQSIANLVIFAGIRKDISKMPESEKDVLTDLLLLMDKYDLYGKMAIPKKHDVENEVSIIYRYAAEKRGVFVNLALHENFGLTVIESASSGLPVVVTKNGGPSEIIPTCQNGELVDPLDENEIKKALRNILTNENQWKYYSNNGAINIQKHYSWLSHVNQYVDLVNENLSLSSGSGIKKQHYPNINIERLKRKVEHLFVSDIDGTLIEPKLNNPGLKELKEHLINRTDKMAFALASGRNLALVKQVIDEEQFPLPDFIICSVGTEIYYTNGKDYILDKGWAKFLAGRWKREDIVSRLKEVPWLRLQEEEAQNPYKISYYYDKEKYDHEQLITVLGAGWYKVNIIPSHGEFLDFIPKRASKGNAIKFLCRKWSIPLSNVIAAGDSGNDIDMFRGAVKGIIVGNRSVELADYETTKSIYVAKDSASSGILEGLKHYKIIK